A region from the Triticum aestivum cultivar Chinese Spring chromosome 3D, IWGSC CS RefSeq v2.1, whole genome shotgun sequence genome encodes:
- the LOC123080694 gene encoding uncharacterized protein, whose translation MVNLQPRGVVWKGGGENLVYYLLLLCSIHVLSACACCDGGGWPAASWCVYIGPGRTLGHREEQTSTHHQPAETIDQSLAGHSIYSARTRTYGFSRSIGIVMENERNNQAPPLPPGYYPSAAAEQRQGGGGRKGFIQGCLAALCCCWICEMCCD comes from the exons ATGGTCAATCTGCAACCGCGTGGCGTGGTGTGGAAAGGTGGGGGAGAGAACCTTGTGTACTATCTGCTACTACTATGCTCTATCCATGTCCTCTCCGCGTGTGCCTGTTGCGACGGTGGGGGGTGGCCAGCGGCTAGCTGGTGTGTATATATAGGACCCGGACGGACCTTGGGGCATCGAGAAGAGCAGACAAGCACCCATCATCAGCCAGCAGaaaccatcgatcaatcgctcgccGGACACAGCATCTATTCTGCTCGCACACGCACATACGGATTCAGTCGATCGATAGGTATAGTGATGGAGAATGAGAGGAACAACCAGGCTCCACCCCTACCCCCAG GCTACTACCCATCCGCGGCTGCGGAGCaacggcaaggcggcggcggcaggaagGGATTCATCCAAGGATG CCTGGCCGCGCTCTGCTGCTGCTGGATCTGCGAGATGTGCTGCGACTAA